Proteins encoded within one genomic window of Guyparkeria hydrothermalis:
- a CDS encoding cbb3-type cytochrome c oxidase subunit II yields the protein MNRLLPLGIVALAILALAMLFLVIGPAMQIAPIEPPDELEPYSKAELRGRAHYVNLGCVYCHSQQPRSSAQAPDETRGWGRASTPADYVYDRPHQLGTMRTGPDLLNIGVRQPSRDWQLTHLYAPRSLHSDSIMPAFPFLFETKSSAESGDVVVSVPDEFKPDGKVVVARQAALDLVAYLLSLDRSYPPVRRDLRDNGYRNSGGDS from the coding sequence ATGAACCGACTTCTTCCTCTCGGTATCGTCGCCCTCGCCATCCTGGCGCTGGCGATGCTGTTTCTCGTCATCGGACCCGCCATGCAGATCGCGCCGATCGAGCCACCCGACGAACTGGAGCCCTACTCCAAGGCGGAGCTCCGGGGACGGGCACACTACGTCAACCTCGGCTGCGTCTACTGCCATTCGCAGCAGCCGCGCTCGTCGGCACAGGCCCCGGACGAGACCCGCGGATGGGGACGTGCCTCCACGCCGGCGGACTACGTCTACGACCGACCGCATCAGCTCGGCACGATGCGGACCGGGCCCGACTTGCTGAACATCGGGGTCAGACAACCGTCGCGCGACTGGCAACTGACACATCTCTACGCCCCACGCTCCCTTCACTCGGACAGCATCATGCCGGCCTTCCCGTTCCTGTTCGAGACCAAATCTTCGGCAGAGAGCGGCGACGTCGTGGTAAGCGTACCGGATGAATTCAAACCCGACGGCAAGGTGGTAGTCGCACGGCAGGCAGCACTCGACCTGGTGGCCTACCTGTTGAGCCTGGATCGCAGCTATCCGCCCGTGCGACGCGATCTTCGCGATAACGGCTACCGCAATTCCGGGGGTGACTCATGA
- the ccoS gene encoding cbb3-type cytochrome oxidase assembly protein CcoS — translation MLYSIGSLLAFSFVMSLIAIIALIWAIYSNQFDISQDQARSILPEGENEQTTVGENSFGPPEQRLILFFFVTAVTWLVVGSAFGLISSLKLHIPGLLDGSAPLTFGRMRTMHLNSVVYGWTSLAALGTALWLIPTLFRTRLRHPGAALSGGVLWNLATAAGVIAIGSGWTDGMEWLEFPWQIDIALAVSVLLIGISVLATGKHRQINHIYVSGWYISASMLWFPVLFITANVPSLYAGAQAATVNWWYAHNVLGLWATPLGLAAAYYFIPRIIGKPIFSYRLSLLGFWALALFYSQVGLHHLVGGPIPTWAVTLSVVQSVMMVVPVVAVAINQHTLSLTNGWAWRESIPLRFVALGAILYTIVSLQGSLEAVRAVNTVTHFTHYTVGHAHLGMYGFVALVMFGAIYYMLPHLTGRRWPFPALITWHFWLVTLGITLYVGALTIGGWLQGLSMLDPARPFMESVHVTLPYLTTRSVGGTLMTLGHLLFAFHLIVFLLPRNEAATAATANVRANGGTGR, via the coding sequence ATGCTCTATTCCATCGGCTCATTGCTGGCCTTCAGTTTCGTGATGTCGCTGATCGCGATCATCGCTCTGATCTGGGCTATCTATTCAAACCAGTTCGATATCTCGCAGGATCAGGCCCGCTCGATCCTCCCGGAAGGCGAGAACGAACAAACGACCGTTGGGGAAAACTCGTTCGGGCCACCCGAGCAACGATTGATCCTGTTCTTTTTCGTTACGGCCGTGACCTGGCTCGTGGTCGGCTCCGCATTCGGGCTGATCTCCTCGCTCAAACTCCATATCCCGGGCCTGCTGGACGGCAGTGCGCCACTGACGTTCGGCCGCATGCGCACCATGCACCTCAACAGTGTCGTCTACGGCTGGACCTCGCTTGCGGCACTCGGCACCGCACTCTGGCTCATCCCGACCTTGTTCCGCACACGCCTGCGGCATCCCGGGGCGGCCCTCTCGGGTGGCGTGCTGTGGAACCTCGCCACCGCCGCCGGCGTGATCGCGATCGGCTCCGGTTGGACCGACGGCATGGAATGGCTGGAATTTCCCTGGCAGATCGACATCGCACTGGCCGTCTCGGTGCTGCTGATCGGGATCTCGGTTCTCGCGACCGGCAAGCACCGCCAGATCAACCACATCTACGTCTCGGGCTGGTACATCAGTGCCTCGATGCTCTGGTTCCCGGTGCTGTTCATCACCGCGAACGTCCCGTCGCTCTACGCCGGCGCTCAGGCGGCGACGGTCAACTGGTGGTATGCCCACAACGTGCTCGGCCTGTGGGCCACCCCGCTCGGGCTCGCGGCCGCGTACTATTTCATCCCGCGCATCATCGGCAAACCCATCTTCTCCTACCGGCTTTCGCTACTGGGCTTCTGGGCCCTGGCGCTGTTCTACAGCCAAGTCGGACTGCATCACCTGGTCGGTGGGCCGATCCCAACCTGGGCCGTGACCCTTTCCGTGGTGCAGTCTGTGATGATGGTCGTCCCGGTCGTGGCCGTGGCGATCAACCAGCACACCCTGAGCCTCACCAATGGCTGGGCGTGGCGTGAGAGTATTCCTCTGCGGTTCGTGGCCCTGGGCGCGATTCTCTATACGATCGTATCCCTGCAGGGCTCCCTCGAAGCCGTCCGTGCGGTGAATACCGTCACCCACTTCACCCATTACACGGTGGGTCACGCGCATCTCGGCATGTACGGCTTCGTCGCGCTGGTCATGTTCGGCGCCATCTACTACATGCTTCCGCACCTGACAGGGCGGCGTTGGCCCTTCCCGGCCCTGATCACGTGGCATTTCTGGCTGGTCACCCTGGGGATCACGCTGTACGTCGGTGCCCTTACGATAGGCGGGTGGCTGCAGGGCCTCTCCATGCTCGATCCAGCCCGGCCATTCATGGAGAGTGTCCACGTAACCCTGCCCTACCTCACCACGCGCTCCGTGGGCGGCACCCTGATGACCCTGGGGCACCTCCTGTTCGCCTTCCATCTCATCGTGTTCCTGCTGCCTCGCAACGAGGCGGCAACGGCGGCAACCGCCAACGTACGAGCTAACGGAGGGACAGGACGATGA
- a CDS encoding ABC transporter ATP-binding protein: protein MESNRSSPLLEITDLDVSVGQASLVRRISLTVEEGERLALVGESGSGKTVTALSILRLFEASDATTSGRIRFEGEDVLGMSEPRIRALRGGRVGMIFQEPMTALNPLKTIGAQIAEVLSRHLGLRGESLRTRVRELLDQVHLPQPDRVMRAMPHQLSGGQRQRAMIAMAIACNPSLLIADEPTTALDAGLRKTIMDLLVELQQRLGMSLLLITHDLPVVRRYADRVAVMRNGQIVESGPTETIFSQPKDGYTRTLLEARQVAPMIDPPRSEADERLRCRDLRVVVGKRRWLGEDTRSEILKGVDLALHAGQTLGVVGESGSGKTTLALALLQLTGGASGAVWLAGRRVDELAEKRFRPYRRDLQVVFQDPFGALSPRMNIAQIVGEGLDVHEPGLTRSERNAQIEQVLTEVGLSPKVMSRYPHEFSGGQRQRIAIARALILRPKVLILDEPTSALDAAVQLQVLRLLRDLQAEHGLTYLLITHDLAVVRALAHHVVVMLDGEVIESGQTETLLSNPSHDYTRQLIDSALMA, encoded by the coding sequence GTGGAGTCGAATCGATCGAGCCCCCTGTTGGAAATCACCGACCTGGACGTGTCGGTGGGTCAAGCCTCGCTGGTACGTCGTATCTCCTTGACCGTGGAGGAGGGTGAGCGCCTTGCATTGGTGGGCGAGTCCGGGTCCGGCAAGACCGTGACTGCGCTTTCCATCCTGCGCCTGTTCGAGGCTAGTGACGCCACGACCAGCGGGCGTATCCGGTTCGAGGGCGAGGACGTCCTCGGCATGAGCGAACCGCGCATCCGTGCCTTGCGCGGCGGCCGGGTCGGCATGATCTTCCAGGAGCCCATGACTGCGCTCAATCCACTGAAAACGATCGGTGCGCAGATCGCCGAGGTGCTCAGCCGTCACCTGGGGCTGCGCGGCGAGTCGTTGCGGACGCGTGTCCGGGAGCTGCTCGATCAGGTGCATCTGCCCCAACCCGACCGCGTGATGCGTGCGATGCCCCATCAGCTATCCGGCGGCCAGCGTCAGCGCGCCATGATCGCCATGGCCATTGCCTGCAATCCCAGTCTGCTGATCGCCGACGAACCGACCACGGCCCTGGATGCCGGCCTGCGCAAGACCATCATGGACCTCCTGGTGGAGTTGCAGCAGCGCCTCGGCATGAGCCTGCTGTTGATCACGCATGATCTGCCGGTCGTGCGACGTTACGCCGATCGCGTGGCGGTGATGCGCAACGGACAGATCGTCGAATCCGGGCCGACGGAGACAATCTTTTCCCAGCCCAAGGACGGCTATACGCGCACGCTGCTGGAGGCTCGGCAGGTGGCGCCGATGATCGATCCGCCTCGATCTGAGGCAGACGAACGGCTTCGTTGCCGTGACCTTCGGGTGGTGGTGGGCAAGCGCCGCTGGCTTGGTGAGGACACGCGCAGCGAAATTCTCAAGGGCGTCGATCTGGCTCTACATGCGGGCCAGACGCTCGGGGTGGTGGGCGAATCCGGCTCCGGCAAGACCACGTTGGCCCTGGCGTTGTTGCAGCTGACCGGTGGGGCCAGTGGCGCCGTGTGGCTTGCCGGGCGGCGGGTCGACGAGTTGGCCGAGAAGCGCTTCCGTCCGTATCGGCGTGATTTGCAGGTCGTGTTCCAGGATCCCTTCGGTGCCCTGTCACCGCGAATGAACATCGCCCAGATCGTGGGCGAGGGGCTGGATGTCCACGAACCCGGCCTGACGCGCAGCGAACGAAACGCGCAAATCGAGCAGGTGCTCACCGAGGTCGGGTTGAGTCCGAAGGTGATGTCCCGCTATCCACACGAATTCTCCGGGGGGCAGCGCCAGCGCATTGCCATCGCACGAGCGTTGATTCTGAGGCCCAAGGTCCTGATTCTCGACGAGCCGACCAGCGCGCTCGATGCCGCGGTGCAGCTGCAGGTGCTGCGGCTGCTGCGCGACCTTCAGGCCGAGCACGGCCTGACCTATCTTCTGATCACCCATGATCTCGCCGTGGTGCGGGCATTGGCGCATCACGTGGTGGTGATGCTTGACGGCGAAGTGATCGAGAGCGGACAGACGGAGACGCTGCTGAGCAATCCGAGCCACGACTACACGCGGCAACTCATCGACAGTGCCTTGATGGCCTGA
- the fabB gene encoding beta-ketoacyl-ACP synthase I, which translates to MRRVVITGMGIVSSLGNNCKEVLASLKEGRSGIERNPEQVEHGFRSHVAGTLKIDPSEHIDRKLMRFMGSAAAYNYLAMQEAIEQAGLTEEQVSTPRAGLITGSGGSSCENIVQTADVARERGIKRVGPYMVTRTMGSTTSACLATPFKIKGINYSISSACSTSAHCIGAGVEQIQFGKQDVIFAGGGEELHWSLSAMFDAMGALSSNFNDTPDKASRPYDVDRDGFVIAGGGGMVVLESLEHAQARGANIIAEVTGYGATSDGYDMVQPSGEGAVRCMQQALATVDAPIDYVNAHGTSTKVGDLRELQAMTEVFGDHQPIVTSTKSLSGHALGAAGVHEAIYSLLMMQNDFVAASANVENLEPEAENANIATEKLEGKRIDTILSNSFGFGGTNASLVMERFKD; encoded by the coding sequence ATGCGCCGAGTCGTCATTACCGGCATGGGCATCGTGTCCAGCCTGGGTAACAACTGCAAAGAGGTGCTCGCCTCGTTGAAGGAAGGTCGCTCCGGTATCGAGCGCAATCCGGAACAGGTCGAGCATGGTTTCCGCTCGCACGTCGCCGGCACCCTCAAGATCGATCCGTCCGAGCACATCGATCGCAAGCTGATGCGATTCATGGGCTCCGCTGCCGCCTACAACTACCTGGCGATGCAGGAGGCGATCGAGCAGGCCGGCCTGACCGAGGAGCAGGTCTCCACCCCGCGCGCCGGCCTGATCACCGGGTCCGGTGGCTCCTCCTGCGAGAACATCGTCCAGACGGCGGACGTCGCCCGCGAGCGCGGCATAAAGCGCGTCGGCCCCTACATGGTCACCCGGACCATGGGCTCGACAACCTCTGCCTGCCTCGCCACGCCGTTCAAGATCAAGGGCATCAACTACTCGATCAGCTCGGCCTGCTCGACTTCCGCGCACTGCATCGGCGCCGGCGTCGAGCAGATCCAGTTCGGCAAGCAGGACGTGATCTTCGCCGGTGGCGGCGAGGAGCTGCACTGGTCGCTGTCGGCGATGTTCGACGCCATGGGCGCCCTGTCCTCGAACTTCAACGACACCCCGGACAAGGCCTCGCGTCCCTACGACGTCGACCGTGACGGCTTCGTCATCGCCGGCGGCGGCGGCATGGTGGTACTCGAGTCGCTCGAGCATGCCCAGGCCCGTGGCGCGAACATCATCGCCGAGGTCACCGGCTACGGCGCCACGTCCGACGGCTACGACATGGTCCAGCCGTCCGGCGAAGGCGCGGTGCGCTGCATGCAGCAGGCGCTGGCGACCGTCGATGCACCGATCGACTACGTCAACGCACACGGCACCAGCACCAAGGTGGGCGACCTGCGCGAGCTGCAGGCGATGACCGAGGTCTTCGGCGACCACCAGCCGATCGTCACCTCGACCAAGTCGCTCTCCGGCCATGCGCTGGGCGCGGCAGGCGTCCACGAGGCGATCTACTCGCTGCTGATGATGCAGAATGACTTCGTCGCGGCCTCGGCCAACGTCGAGAACCTCGAGCCGGAAGCCGAAAATGCGAACATCGCCACCGAGAAGCTCGAAGGCAAGCGGATCGACACGATCCTCTCCAACAGCTTCGGCTTCGGCGGCACCAACGCCTCGTTGGTGATGGAGCGCTTCAAGGACTGA
- the fabA gene encoding bifunctional 3-hydroxydecanoyl-ACP dehydratase/trans-2-decenoyl-ACP isomerase: protein MSQTSFEYDDLIRCAKGEMFGPGNAQLPLPPMLMFDRINLITDEGGEFGKGEMHAELSIHPDLWFFGCHFEGDPVMPGCLGLDAMWQLVGFFLGWSGGKGHGRALGVGDVKFSGQVLPRNKKVEYRVQMKRVIMRKLTMGIADAQMLCDGTVIYEAKDLRVGLFTSTEALSE from the coding sequence ATGTCCCAAACCAGCTTCGAGTACGATGATCTGATCCGTTGCGCCAAGGGCGAGATGTTCGGCCCGGGCAATGCGCAGCTGCCGCTGCCGCCGATGCTGATGTTCGACCGCATCAACCTCATCACCGACGAAGGCGGCGAATTCGGCAAGGGCGAAATGCATGCTGAACTGTCGATCCACCCGGATCTCTGGTTCTTCGGCTGCCATTTCGAAGGCGACCCGGTCATGCCGGGCTGCCTCGGCCTCGACGCCATGTGGCAGCTGGTCGGCTTCTTCCTCGGCTGGAGCGGTGGCAAAGGTCACGGACGCGCGTTGGGCGTTGGTGATGTAAAATTCTCGGGACAGGTTCTGCCGAGGAACAAGAAGGTCGAATACCGCGTGCAGATGAAGCGCGTCATCATGCGCAAGCTGACCATGGGTATTGCCGATGCGCAGATGCTCTGCGACGGCACGGTCATCTACGAGGCCAAAGACCTTCGCGTCGGACTGTTCACCAGTACAGAAGCACTTTCGGAGTAA
- a CDS encoding cytochrome c, with the protein MKRCTTQLIPAVFAALTLAGPAIGSEGEDRHDRVHEFHEMMEQLGEHTQRIVQAINHEDWEWVASEARAIAEHSRPPAEERRRIRAFTGDRHAKFAEYDKAVHSDAAELAESADEGDGREVINAFARLQTSCLDCHGAFRAEFRRHFYLTE; encoded by the coding sequence ATGAAACGATGCACAACCCAGCTGATCCCTGCTGTCTTCGCTGCGCTGACGCTGGCCGGGCCGGCCATTGGTAGCGAGGGCGAGGATCGACACGACCGCGTTCACGAGTTTCACGAAATGATGGAGCAACTGGGCGAGCACACGCAACGTATCGTTCAGGCGATCAACCATGAGGACTGGGAATGGGTGGCCAGCGAGGCGCGTGCCATCGCCGAGCATTCCCGGCCACCCGCCGAGGAGCGACGACGGATCAGGGCGTTTACGGGGGACCGTCATGCGAAATTCGCCGAGTACGACAAGGCGGTGCATTCGGATGCGGCGGAACTGGCGGAGAGCGCCGACGAAGGCGATGGCCGTGAAGTGATCAACGCTTTTGCGCGCCTGCAGACGTCCTGTCTCGACTGTCATGGCGCGTTTCGCGCCGAGTTCCGCCGGCACTTCTACCTGACCGAGTAG
- a CDS encoding DUF423 domain-containing protein has product MADSSTHPHRLPDRLVLALGLASGLVAVVLGAIGAHGPLAPSALTYQRQLDTATLFHLVHSLGLMILAFWPSTALWRRGIALAWCLGLALFAGSLYALALFAAPWPGALTPLGGLLLMLGWLGWLVGSLGASRTP; this is encoded by the coding sequence ATGGCAGACAGCTCGACCCACCCGCACCGCTTGCCAGACCGGCTCGTCCTCGCCCTCGGTCTGGCAAGCGGGCTGGTGGCGGTGGTGCTTGGCGCCATCGGCGCCCACGGGCCTCTTGCCCCGAGCGCACTCACCTACCAGCGTCAGCTGGATACGGCCACCCTGTTCCACCTGGTCCACAGCCTGGGATTGATGATCCTGGCCTTCTGGCCGTCTACCGCCCTTTGGCGCCGGGGGATTGCCCTGGCCTGGTGCCTGGGCCTGGCTCTCTTCGCCGGCAGCCTGTATGCGCTGGCCCTGTTTGCCGCACCGTGGCCGGGGGCACTGACACCGCTGGGTGGCCTGCTCCTGATGCTCGGCTGGCTGGGTTGGTTAGTCGGATCGCTCGGCGCCAGTCGGACCCCGTAA
- a CDS encoding PA3496 family putative envelope integrity protein, with product MSKETDYQDLDDAWDDDDSDDEQESDNLLDSIAGHKDARRRLDDLLEERRLRAAMDDDF from the coding sequence ATGAGCAAGGAAACCGACTACCAGGATCTCGACGACGCCTGGGACGACGACGATTCGGACGACGAGCAGGAAAGCGATAACCTGCTCGACAGCATTGCCGGTCACAAGGATGCCCGCCGGCGTCTCGACGACCTGCTAGAGGAACGACGACTGCGCGCGGCGATGGACGACGATTTCTGA
- a CDS encoding helix-turn-helix domain-containing protein, translated as MTMTYSTSTSADSAPALNGTARRAAECHRDVHETIIDALDILWDAFEEDQPSNLYQLVMGQVERPLLARVLERCDHNQSRAAACLGINRSTLRKKLRDHDLI; from the coding sequence ATGACCATGACCTACTCCACCAGCACATCCGCCGACTCCGCACCCGCCCTCAACGGAACCGCTCGCCGCGCGGCCGAGTGCCACCGTGACGTGCACGAGACCATCATCGACGCGCTCGACATCCTCTGGGACGCGTTCGAGGAAGATCAGCCCAGCAACCTCTACCAGCTGGTAATGGGCCAGGTCGAACGCCCGCTGCTAGCCCGCGTCCTCGAGCGTTGCGATCACAACCAGAGCCGCGCGGCCGCCTGCCTGGGCATCAACCGCAGCACCCTGCGAAAAAAGCTCCGCGACCACGACCTCATCTGA